One Streptosporangium sp. NBC_01495 DNA window includes the following coding sequences:
- a CDS encoding ABC transporter permease has translation MDSARNSARDPARDPSGRRLLALLARNPGGSGWKTGLATVAGVVVALALSSLLIAVTGGSPLASVRALFQGSVADWTAWTSTLLYAAPLLLVAVGACVSARSGVFNIGQEGQVLVGALFAAWVGLRLAVTGPALLVVVLTIAALAGGAWAGLSSLMYRLRGVNVVVSTLLMTFVAQQLVAFAVNTPWLLQESRVGDAVVAPQSNPLPESALLGSIGEYPDLQVNGGLLIAVTGAVVVATAIARTRWGFRLTMLGLNPLAARHAGVRVGALGGAALAVSGAFAGLAGAVLLTSPVGVHRLQPGMAMNIGWDGLLVALVARNRPVPAVLFALLFGVLRSGGGFLAATGVPPFIVDVVKVLLVLAFVAPPAVIAVIRRRETGARVAHAGHRSVPVAEGAAL, from the coding sequence ATGGATTCCGCCCGAAACTCCGCCCGGGATCCCGCCAGGGACCCGTCCGGCCGTCGTCTGCTCGCACTTCTCGCCCGGAACCCCGGCGGGTCAGGCTGGAAGACCGGCCTGGCGACCGTCGCGGGCGTGGTCGTGGCGCTCGCCCTGTCATCGCTGCTGATCGCCGTGACCGGCGGATCCCCCCTCGCGTCGGTGCGAGCCCTCTTCCAGGGCAGCGTGGCCGACTGGACGGCCTGGACCTCCACCCTGCTGTACGCGGCGCCGCTGCTGCTCGTCGCCGTGGGCGCGTGCGTCAGCGCCAGGTCCGGCGTGTTCAACATCGGGCAGGAGGGCCAGGTGCTCGTCGGCGCCCTCTTCGCCGCCTGGGTGGGGTTGCGCCTGGCGGTCACCGGTCCGGCGCTGCTGGTGGTCGTGCTGACGATCGCCGCGCTGGCCGGGGGGGCGTGGGCCGGTCTCAGCTCGCTGATGTACCGGCTGCGCGGCGTCAACGTCGTGGTCAGCACGCTGCTGATGACCTTCGTCGCCCAGCAGCTCGTCGCGTTCGCGGTGAACACGCCGTGGCTGCTGCAGGAGTCGCGGGTCGGTGACGCCGTCGTCGCGCCGCAGTCCAACCCGCTGCCGGAGAGCGCCCTGCTCGGCTCGATCGGGGAGTACCCGGACCTGCAGGTCAACGGGGGCCTGCTGATCGCGGTGACCGGAGCCGTGGTCGTCGCGACGGCGATCGCCCGCACCCGGTGGGGGTTCCGGCTCACCATGCTCGGACTCAACCCGCTCGCCGCCAGGCACGCGGGGGTACGCGTCGGCGCGCTGGGCGGCGCGGCGCTGGCCGTCTCCGGCGCCTTCGCCGGGCTGGCCGGGGCCGTGCTGCTGACCAGCCCGGTCGGCGTCCACCGGCTGCAGCCCGGTATGGCGATGAACATCGGCTGGGACGGCCTGCTGGTCGCCCTGGTCGCCCGCAACCGGCCGGTGCCGGCCGTGCTCTTCGCCCTGCTGTTCGGCGTGCTGCGTTCCGGCGGCGGTTTCCTCGCCGCGACCGGCGTGCCCCCGTTCATCGTGGACGTGGTCAAGGTCCTGCTGGTGCTGGCCTTCGTCGCCCCGCCCGCCGTCATCGCCGTGATCCGCCGCCGTGAGACCGGTGCCCGCGTCGCGCACGCGGGGCACCGGTCCGTGCCCGTCGCCGAGGGGGCCGCCCTGTGA
- a CDS encoding ABC transporter permease — MIAADDVSTILSSGVRLTVPLAFAACGEYLAERAGAMNISVEAMMLGAAFGSVATASATGSAAIGLAAGVLIGLLTGLVHGNLSHRLEINTFVVGLVLNALVLGLTGYLITIGDFDSHQVAQVSVPWLRDIPLIGPPLFVERWPVYLLVVIIPLTWWLVERSRWGLELRAVGERPQAADVTGIRVNARRRQALLWCGALAGLGGAYLAVGEVGSFNQNMTAGRGYIVIAAVIFGGWRLGRTLLGCVIFGLADAMRLALPALGLTLNSQLLIVAPYLLALLAMLLFTNRRREPGALGRPFERGST; from the coding sequence GTGATCGCCGCGGACGACGTCTCCACCATCCTGTCCAGCGGGGTACGGCTCACCGTGCCCCTGGCCTTCGCGGCGTGCGGGGAGTATCTCGCCGAGCGGGCCGGTGCCATGAACATCTCCGTCGAGGCGATGATGCTGGGCGCCGCGTTCGGCTCCGTCGCCACGGCCAGCGCCACCGGCAGTGCCGCCATCGGACTGGCCGCCGGTGTGCTGATCGGGCTCCTGACCGGTCTCGTCCACGGCAACCTCTCCCACCGGCTGGAGATCAACACCTTTGTGGTCGGCCTGGTGCTCAACGCCCTCGTCCTCGGGCTGACCGGCTATCTGATCACGATCGGTGACTTCGACTCCCACCAGGTGGCGCAGGTCAGTGTTCCCTGGCTGCGCGACATCCCGCTGATCGGGCCCCCGCTGTTCGTCGAGCGCTGGCCGGTCTACCTGCTGGTCGTCATCATCCCGCTGACCTGGTGGCTGGTCGAGCGCAGCAGGTGGGGCCTGGAGCTGCGGGCGGTCGGCGAGCGGCCGCAGGCCGCCGACGTCACCGGCATCCGGGTCAACGCGCGCCGCCGCCAGGCCCTGCTGTGGTGCGGTGCGTTGGCCGGGCTGGGCGGCGCGTACCTCGCGGTCGGCGAAGTCGGCTCGTTCAACCAGAACATGACGGCCGGACGTGGGTACATCGTCATCGCGGCGGTGATTTTCGGCGGCTGGCGGCTGGGACGCACCCTGCTCGGCTGCGTGATCTTCGGCCTGGCCGACGCCATGCGCCTGGCGCTGCCCGCGCTGGGCCTGACGCTGAACTCGCAACTGCTCATAGTGGCGCCGTACCTGCTCGCCCTGCTCGCGATGCTGCTTTTCACGAACCGGCGCCGCGAGCCGGGGGCGCTGGGACGGCCCTTCGAACGGGGCTCCACCTGA
- a CDS encoding VOC family protein — MSDLTRARWTHVALPTGDLDKAIAFYTSLTPLVVVERFRDADGESAWLSNDGQAETPMVLVLVSFDKDRGGRLGLLTPFAHIGIEVPERADVEEIAERARELGSLHWEPRDMPGPVGYICALKDPDGNVVEISHNQRVFATVRKLWAAPS, encoded by the coding sequence ATGAGTGATCTGACCCGGGCACGGTGGACGCACGTCGCCCTGCCCACGGGCGATCTCGACAAGGCGATCGCCTTCTACACGTCGCTGACGCCGCTGGTGGTCGTCGAGCGCTTCCGGGACGCCGACGGCGAGAGCGCCTGGCTCTCCAACGACGGGCAGGCCGAGACCCCGATGGTCCTGGTGCTCGTCTCCTTCGACAAGGACAGGGGCGGGAGGCTGGGGCTGCTGACGCCGTTCGCGCACATCGGCATCGAGGTGCCCGAGCGCGCCGACGTGGAGGAGATCGCCGAGCGGGCGCGCGAGCTGGGCAGCCTGCACTGGGAGCCCCGTGACATGCCCGGCCCGGTCGGCTACATCTGCGCCCTGAAGGACCCGGACGGGAACGTCGTCGAGATCTCCCACAACCAGCGGGTCTTCGCCACGGTACGCAAACTGTGGGCGGCCCCCTCCTGA
- a CDS encoding ArsR/SmtB family transcription factor — protein sequence MHALDVLGDPVRRRILELLADGERAAGEIGAVVQEEFGISQPGVSQHLRVLRDNGFATVRAQGTRRLYAVDPAPLREVDRWLDRYRHFWNQHLDALGTEIARG from the coding sequence ATGCACGCGCTTGACGTTCTCGGCGATCCGGTCCGGCGCCGGATCCTGGAGCTGCTCGCCGACGGCGAGCGGGCGGCCGGTGAGATCGGCGCCGTGGTGCAGGAGGAGTTCGGGATCTCACAGCCCGGCGTCTCGCAGCACCTGCGCGTGCTGCGCGACAACGGTTTCGCGACCGTACGCGCCCAGGGAACCCGGCGGCTGTACGCCGTCGACCCCGCCCCGCTGCGGGAGGTGGACAGGTGGCTCGACCGCTACCGGCACTTCTGGAACCAGCACCTCGACGCCCTGGGCACCGAGATCGCGCGGGGTTGA
- a CDS encoding DUF1918 domain-containing protein codes for MKATVGDKLIVESAHDGAPRKIGFIIELRNEDGSPPYVVRWEGDEHESLVFPGPDAHIVPGVPR; via the coding sequence ATGAAGGCAACCGTAGGCGACAAGCTGATCGTGGAGAGCGCCCACGACGGCGCTCCCCGCAAGATCGGATTCATCATCGAGCTGCGCAACGAGGACGGAAGCCCGCCCTACGTGGTCCGCTGGGAGGGCGACGAGCACGAAAGCCTCGTCTTCCCCGGTCCCGACGCCCACATCGTGCCGGGCGTTCCGAGGTAG
- a CDS encoding aldo/keto reductase — MEQRELGRTGRQVGVVGLGAWQLGADWGEVGEDEALATLNAAVDAGVTFVDTADVYGDGRSEQIVSRLIKDRPGLTVATKMGRRVAQEPSAYTLDNFRAWTDRSRANLGVDTLDLVQLHCPPTPVYATDRVFDDLDTLVEEGRAAAYGVSVETCDEALTAIARPGVATVQIILNAFRLKPLEKVLPAAAEAGVGIIARVPLASGLLSGKYDESTVFTADDHRTYNRHGEAFDVGETFSGVDFATGLEAVRRLAPLVPPETTMAQFALRWIIDQPGVSVVIPGARNPGQARANAAAAAVDPLPEATLAGVREIYDELIRPQVHQRW, encoded by the coding sequence GTGGAACAGCGCGAATTGGGCAGAACAGGCAGGCAGGTCGGCGTCGTCGGGCTCGGCGCGTGGCAGCTGGGGGCCGACTGGGGTGAGGTCGGCGAGGACGAGGCCCTGGCCACCCTCAACGCCGCCGTGGACGCCGGAGTCACCTTCGTCGACACCGCCGACGTGTACGGCGACGGGCGCAGCGAGCAGATCGTCTCGCGGCTGATCAAGGACAGGCCGGGGCTGACCGTGGCCACCAAGATGGGCCGCCGCGTCGCCCAGGAGCCGTCGGCCTACACCCTGGACAACTTCCGGGCGTGGACCGACCGCTCCCGCGCCAACCTCGGCGTCGACACCCTCGACCTGGTGCAGTTGCACTGCCCGCCCACCCCGGTCTACGCGACGGACAGGGTCTTCGACGACCTCGACACGCTCGTCGAGGAGGGCCGGGCGGCCGCCTACGGGGTGAGTGTGGAGACCTGCGACGAGGCACTGACCGCGATCGCCCGGCCGGGCGTGGCCACCGTGCAGATCATCCTCAACGCCTTCCGGCTCAAGCCGCTGGAGAAGGTGCTCCCGGCGGCGGCCGAGGCCGGGGTCGGCATCATCGCCCGCGTCCCGCTGGCCAGCGGCCTGCTGTCCGGCAAGTACGACGAGTCCACCGTCTTCACCGCCGACGACCACCGCACCTACAACCGGCACGGTGAGGCCTTCGACGTCGGCGAGACCTTCTCCGGGGTCGACTTCGCCACCGGCCTGGAGGCGGTCCGCCGCCTGGCCCCGCTGGTGCCGCCGGAGACCACCATGGCGCAGTTCGCGCTGCGCTGGATCATCGACCAGCCCGGCGTCTCCGTGGTCATCCCCGGTGCCCGCAACCCCGGGCAGGCCCGCGCCAACGCGGCCGCCGCCGCCGTGGACCCGCTGCCCGAGGCCACCCTCGCGGGCGTGCGGGAGATCTACGACGAGCTGATCCGCCCGCAGGTCCACCAGCGCTGGTAG
- a CDS encoding BTAD domain-containing putative transcriptional regulator, whose protein sequence is MPTSLTFRLFGPLEVADEAGHPLDLGTRKQRALVAMLALEPGRVVSLDRLIDELWAGEPPSGATRTLQAYIAHLRRVLEPGRRPRTPPRVLLTREPGYLLAVTPGQVDLARFAAGAEEGRRALARGDHGEARRVLEETLGLWRGEPLGEFAGQEFVRPAVARLRELRDTAVEDRFEARLALGDGGACVPDLEALAEAHPYRERLWGLLVLALYRAGRQADALAALRRVRALLADELGIEPGPQLRRLERAVFEQATELEISDADPGLPGHRRPPTAPGPPPGQWRHPAVPAPLPGHRRSLVAPAPLAPAPPSAPAPAGTATATATGELVAGETLVAREAQLRLVAERLAAARRGDGGVLLVTGEAGIGKTRLALAAADEAAGRGFRVAWGRCVDGAAPAFWPWTQVLRECGGTNPFPGRAASADGGPDPDAALFELYERVAATLTSTGGPLLVVLEDLHWADASSLRLLAFVAGELARHPVLVVATLRPEPGDHPAQLRDTLGALSRERGTERVELAPFGARDVSSYLRLRRVPEDPGLVGVLLERTGGNPFYLGELLRLREGEGEGCLAAGLPAGARDVIERRAARLPEETRELLRAAAVTGREVEIDVLEAVTGIPAERVMALLEPAVASGLLTEPPGGPDYRFSHALVRDALLAGLGRLARARLHLRTGECLEARPGTEPATLAHHFASAARVGGASRAVEHASRAAGREAAQLAYTEAVELWELALNSLPADGGDGRTRCALLTELGQARRTVGDATAARRDLDEAIELALRLGDRKALISAITVAGGLALWLWRPYGVVDAAMVAVLEDLLAGPLDDRDRAALLGTLAVELHYGGPRRAEGERHAARAVEIARGLGDPALLARTLNNYLLSCWVPGRNPERLRAAEEMLALPRLPRATELVARVFRMACLMRAGDLTGWDLDLARCERLVEEVRRPELEAMVRIAQTGRRTLEGRWADAESLATRFGKMGYGSSVWGQEFRLLLTTFTCDRGRGRVAETLDGLLASAEDPSLAPLRPIAVLAALDSGRPDLARELIARWGTEVADDWIADFLIPVWGLVAAELGVPDPGELYDRLAPHADQLIVAGTGSAAWGSTHLVLAELAARLGRAGRAREHAREAAETHRRLGLAHLEERSLRLLARLS, encoded by the coding sequence ATGCCGACGAGCCTGACCTTCCGGCTGTTCGGCCCGCTGGAGGTCGCCGACGAGGCCGGTCACCCGCTTGACCTCGGCACCAGGAAGCAGCGTGCCCTGGTGGCGATGCTGGCGCTGGAGCCGGGCAGGGTGGTCTCGCTGGACCGCCTGATCGACGAGCTGTGGGCGGGTGAGCCGCCCTCCGGCGCGACGAGGACCCTGCAGGCCTATATCGCGCACCTGCGCAGGGTGCTGGAGCCCGGCCGCAGGCCGCGTACGCCGCCGAGGGTGCTGCTCACGCGCGAGCCGGGATACCTGCTGGCCGTTACCCCGGGCCAGGTCGACCTGGCGCGCTTCGCGGCGGGCGCGGAGGAGGGCCGCAGGGCGCTGGCGCGCGGCGACCACGGCGAGGCGCGCCGGGTGCTGGAGGAGACGCTGGGGCTGTGGCGGGGTGAGCCGCTGGGTGAGTTCGCCGGTCAGGAGTTCGTCCGGCCCGCCGTCGCGCGGCTGCGCGAGCTGCGCGACACCGCCGTGGAGGACCGGTTCGAGGCACGGCTGGCGCTGGGCGATGGCGGCGCCTGCGTGCCGGATCTGGAGGCCCTCGCCGAGGCCCACCCCTACCGGGAGCGGCTCTGGGGGCTGCTGGTGCTGGCGCTGTACCGGGCCGGCCGGCAGGCCGACGCGCTCGCCGCGCTACGCCGGGTTCGCGCCCTGCTCGCCGACGAGCTCGGCATCGAGCCGGGGCCACAGTTGCGGCGCCTGGAGCGGGCGGTGTTCGAGCAGGCCACCGAGCTGGAGATCTCCGACGCCGATCCCGGCCTCCCCGGTCACCGGCGGCCCCCCACCGCACCCGGCCCGCCTCCCGGTCAATGGCGGCACCCCGCCGTCCCCGCGCCGCTTCCCGGTCACCGGCGGTCCCTCGTCGCACCCGCCCCGCTCGCACCGGCCCCACCCTCCGCCCCGGCCCCGGCCGGGACCGCGACCGCGACCGCGACCGGGGAGCTTGTGGCCGGTGAGACCCTGGTCGCCAGGGAGGCGCAGCTGCGCCTGGTGGCCGAGCGGCTGGCCGCGGCGCGGCGCGGGGACGGCGGGGTGCTGCTGGTGACCGGGGAGGCCGGGATCGGCAAGACCCGGCTCGCGCTGGCCGCGGCCGACGAGGCCGCGGGCCGGGGGTTCCGGGTCGCCTGGGGACGCTGCGTGGACGGCGCGGCTCCCGCGTTCTGGCCCTGGACCCAGGTGCTGCGCGAGTGCGGCGGGACGAACCCGTTCCCCGGCAGGGCGGCGTCAGCAGACGGCGGCCCCGACCCCGACGCCGCGCTGTTCGAGCTGTACGAGCGGGTGGCGGCGACACTGACCTCCACCGGCGGCCCGCTCCTGGTGGTCCTGGAGGACCTGCACTGGGCCGACGCCTCCTCGCTGCGGCTGCTGGCCTTCGTCGCGGGCGAGCTGGCCCGCCACCCGGTGCTCGTGGTGGCGACCCTGCGTCCCGAGCCGGGCGACCACCCCGCGCAGCTGCGCGACACCCTCGGCGCGCTGTCCAGGGAGCGGGGGACCGAGCGCGTGGAGCTGGCCCCGTTCGGCGCCCGGGACGTGTCGTCGTACCTGCGCCTGCGGCGGGTCCCCGAGGATCCCGGGCTGGTCGGCGTGCTGCTGGAGCGGACCGGCGGCAACCCCTTCTACCTGGGCGAGCTGCTGCGCCTGCGTGAGGGCGAGGGCGAGGGCTGCCTGGCGGCCGGACTGCCCGCCGGGGCGCGCGACGTCATCGAACGCCGGGCGGCCAGGCTTCCCGAGGAGACGCGGGAGCTGCTGCGGGCGGCGGCGGTCACCGGGCGCGAGGTGGAGATCGACGTGCTCGAGGCCGTCACGGGCATCCCCGCCGAGCGGGTGATGGCCCTGCTGGAGCCGGCGGTGGCGAGCGGGCTGCTGACCGAGCCGCCCGGCGGCCCCGACTACCGCTTCTCCCACGCCCTGGTGCGCGACGCGCTGCTGGCCGGGCTCGGCCGCCTGGCGCGGGCCCGGCTGCACCTGCGTACGGGCGAGTGCCTGGAGGCCAGGCCGGGCACCGAGCCCGCCACGCTGGCCCATCACTTCGCCTCGGCCGCCAGGGTCGGCGGCGCGTCCAGGGCGGTGGAGCACGCCTCCCGCGCGGCCGGGCGGGAGGCGGCCCAGCTCGCGTACACCGAGGCCGTCGAGCTGTGGGAGCTGGCCCTGAACTCGCTGCCGGCCGACGGCGGCGACGGCAGGACCAGGTGCGCGCTGCTGACCGAGCTGGGGCAGGCCCGCCGTACGGTGGGAGACGCCACGGCGGCCCGCCGGGACCTGGACGAGGCGATCGAGCTGGCCCTGCGGCTGGGCGACAGAAAGGCCCTGATCTCCGCGATCACCGTCGCCGGCGGGCTCGCCCTGTGGCTGTGGCGCCCGTACGGGGTGGTCGACGCCGCGATGGTCGCCGTGCTGGAGGATCTGCTGGCCGGGCCGCTCGACGACCGCGACCGGGCCGCGCTGCTGGGCACCCTGGCCGTGGAGCTGCACTACGGGGGTCCGCGCCGCGCCGAGGGCGAGCGGCACGCGGCGCGGGCCGTGGAGATCGCCCGCGGCCTGGGCGACCCCGCGCTGCTGGCGCGGACCCTGAACAACTACCTGCTCTCCTGCTGGGTGCCGGGCCGCAACCCCGAGCGGCTGCGGGCCGCGGAGGAGATGCTGGCCCTGCCGCGCCTGCCGCGCGCCACCGAGCTGGTGGCCCGGGTGTTCCGGATGGCCTGCCTGATGCGCGCCGGTGACCTGACCGGCTGGGATCTCGACCTGGCCCGCTGCGAGCGACTGGTCGAGGAGGTACGCCGCCCCGAGCTGGAGGCCATGGTCCGCATCGCCCAGACCGGCAGGCGCACCCTCGAAGGCCGCTGGGCGGACGCGGAGTCGCTCGCCACCCGTTTCGGGAAGATGGGGTACGGCTCCAGCGTCTGGGGGCAGGAGTTCCGGCTGCTGTTGACGACGTTCACCTGCGATCGGGGGCGCGGCCGGGTCGCGGAGACCCTCGACGGGCTGCTGGCCTCGGCGGAGGACCCGTCGCTGGCGCCGCTGCGCCCGATCGCGGTGCTGGCCGCCCTCGACTCCGGCCGTCCGGATCTCGCCCGCGAGCTGATCGCCCGCTGGGGCACCGAGGTCGCGGACGACTGGATCGCCGACTTCCTCATCCCCGTCTGGGGCCTGGTCGCCGCCGAGCTCGGTGTCCCCGACCCCGGGGAGCTGTACGACAGGCTCGCCCCGCACGCCGACCAGCTGATCGTCGCCGGGACGGGCAGCGCGGCGTGGGGTTCCACCCACCTGGTCCTCGCCGAGCTGGCGGCGCGGCTGGGCCGCGCCGGCCGGGCTCGTGAGCACGCCCGCGAGGCGGCCGAGACGCACCGGCGGCTCGGCCTGGCCCACCTGGAGGAGCGGAGCCTGCGGCTGCTGGCCCGCCTGAGCTGA
- a CDS encoding FAD-binding oxidoreductase: protein MTIGNDLRRAVRGPVLAAGDEGFERAGRPWNMAVDQPVLAVVEAEDADDVAALVAWARLAGLSVTAQPLGHGASGDVEGVILLRTGRLGGVDVRPERRTARVGAGVRWNEVLAAAGPHGLTGLAGSSPGPSVVGYTLGGGLSWFGRRHGFAADSVRAFDVVGADGVRATVSATSDAELFWALRGGGGDFALVTAVEFDLHPAPHLYGGRVLWPGESAPRVLQAFREITADAPEELSVWFDLLNFPGAAPMVAVDVTFLGETGEAQDLLRSLDKIDGVISDSRGPLPVAELGSVCAEPLAPGAGVNRGELLTGLDDAVAAALLAAPIAPLLSVQIRHLGGALSRPARDGGACGHLAEPYMLGMFGLAPSPEAAAAVRARQEEISTALVPLTSGRKPYTSLSPGERAAAAFPVDVLARLRDLKRSRDPHGLIRANYPVLR, encoded by the coding sequence ATGACGATCGGGAACGACCTGCGGCGCGCGGTCAGGGGGCCGGTGCTGGCGGCCGGTGACGAGGGGTTCGAGCGGGCCGGGCGGCCGTGGAACATGGCGGTCGACCAGCCGGTGCTGGCGGTGGTCGAGGCGGAGGACGCCGACGACGTGGCCGCCCTGGTCGCCTGGGCCCGCCTGGCCGGGCTGAGCGTGACCGCCCAGCCCCTGGGACACGGCGCGAGCGGCGACGTGGAGGGCGTGATCCTGCTGCGCACCGGGCGGCTGGGCGGGGTGGACGTGCGGCCGGAACGGCGCACCGCACGGGTCGGGGCGGGGGTGAGGTGGAACGAGGTGCTCGCCGCCGCCGGACCGCACGGGCTGACCGGGCTGGCCGGCAGTTCCCCGGGACCCAGCGTGGTGGGCTACACCCTGGGCGGGGGCCTGAGCTGGTTCGGCCGCCGCCACGGCTTCGCCGCCGACAGCGTGCGCGCCTTCGACGTGGTCGGCGCCGACGGCGTGCGGGCCACGGTCAGCGCCACCTCCGACGCCGAACTGTTCTGGGCGCTGCGCGGCGGAGGCGGCGACTTCGCCCTGGTGACCGCCGTCGAGTTCGACCTGCACCCGGCGCCGCACCTGTACGGGGGACGCGTCCTGTGGCCCGGCGAGAGCGCCCCGCGCGTGCTCCAGGCGTTCCGGGAGATCACCGCCGACGCCCCCGAGGAACTGAGCGTCTGGTTCGACCTGCTGAACTTCCCCGGGGCGGCGCCCATGGTCGCCGTGGACGTGACGTTCCTGGGCGAGACGGGGGAGGCCCAGGACCTGCTGCGCAGCCTGGACAAGATCGACGGAGTGATCTCCGACAGCCGGGGCCCGCTGCCGGTGGCCGAGCTGGGCTCCGTCTGCGCCGAGCCCCTCGCCCCCGGAGCCGGGGTGAACCGGGGAGAACTGCTGACCGGCCTGGACGACGCGGTCGCGGCGGCGCTGCTGGCCGCGCCGATCGCCCCGCTGCTGAGCGTGCAGATCCGCCACCTCGGCGGCGCCCTGTCCCGCCCGGCCCGGGACGGCGGCGCCTGCGGGCACCTGGCCGAGCCCTACATGCTGGGCATGTTCGGCCTCGCGCCCTCGCCCGAGGCCGCCGCCGCCGTACGGGCCCGTCAGGAAGAGATCTCCACGGCCCTGGTCCCGTTGACCAGCGGACGCAAGCCCTACACCTCTCTGAGCCCCGGTGAGCGGGCCGCGGCCGCGTTCCCCGTCGACGTGCTGGCCCGGCTCCGCGACCTCAAGCGCTCCCGCGACCCGCACGGCCTCATCCGCGCCAACTACCCGGTGCTGCGCTGA
- a CDS encoding helix-turn-helix domain-containing protein encodes MQGLLLRLSALDSDAESAVRVIAYFDVLVRNHAGVPVLLQATARLAQCPVGLVDAVTGRRTRVAPGGAPEPCEEPPGPAIHRRLGSELGAVWMEREGPAHGLDEIVLERFAGAAEVILERAAAQAQAGTDPALVELVLSADAGEAERARALRLLGFGPATPLQVLAVLADDDREGRDGADVAGRLRVADRHVRAARLGDTVALLVSPAIGGPGELPGVPDTWRVGIGPETRGAGAAESWAAARTALRFTGPHPADRVVDWAGLGALALFATHVPDEEIAALADVRAVEELSRRPYGTEALEAVRALCAEGTVRRAAVAVHLHHSSLAARIARAEAVLGFSLADSAGRLRAHLAMRLVRLRPAVSEAGPGAARPPARRRPGG; translated from the coding sequence GTGCAGGGACTACTGCTGCGACTGTCGGCGCTGGACTCCGACGCGGAGAGCGCCGTCCGCGTCATCGCCTACTTCGACGTGCTGGTGCGGAACCACGCCGGCGTCCCGGTGCTGCTCCAGGCCACCGCACGCCTGGCGCAGTGCCCGGTCGGCCTCGTCGACGCGGTCACCGGCAGGCGGACGCGGGTCGCTCCCGGCGGGGCGCCCGAGCCGTGCGAGGAGCCGCCGGGCCCGGCGATCCACCGCCGGCTCGGCTCGGAGCTCGGCGCCGTATGGATGGAGCGTGAGGGGCCGGCGCACGGCCTCGACGAGATCGTCCTGGAGCGCTTCGCGGGCGCGGCGGAGGTCATCCTGGAGCGGGCCGCAGCCCAGGCCCAGGCCGGCACCGACCCCGCCCTGGTGGAGCTGGTCCTGTCGGCCGACGCCGGGGAGGCCGAACGGGCGCGCGCCCTGCGGCTGCTCGGCTTCGGCCCCGCCACCCCGCTGCAGGTGCTCGCCGTTCTCGCCGACGACGATCGGGAGGGCCGCGACGGGGCCGACGTGGCCGGCCGGCTGCGGGTCGCCGACCGCCACGTTCGCGCCGCCCGGCTCGGTGACACCGTGGCGCTGCTGGTCAGCCCCGCGATCGGCGGGCCCGGAGAGCTGCCAGGGGTGCCGGACACCTGGCGCGTCGGCATCGGGCCGGAGACGCGCGGTGCCGGTGCCGCCGAATCCTGGGCGGCGGCCCGCACCGCCCTGCGCTTCACCGGCCCGCACCCGGCGGACCGGGTGGTCGACTGGGCCGGTCTCGGTGCGCTGGCCCTGTTCGCCACCCACGTGCCGGACGAGGAGATCGCCGCCCTGGCCGACGTGCGGGCCGTCGAGGAGCTCTCCCGGCGGCCGTACGGCACCGAGGCGCTGGAGGCGGTGCGCGCCCTGTGCGCCGAGGGCACGGTCCGCAGGGCCGCCGTCGCCGTGCACCTGCACCACAGCTCGCTGGCCGCGCGCATCGCGCGGGCGGAGGCCGTTCTCGGCTTCTCCCTCGCCGACTCCGCGGGCAGGCTCCGGGCTCACCTGGCCATGCGGCTGGTACGCCTGCGTCCCGCCGTCAGCGAAGCAGGGCCCGGCGCAGCGCGACCACCCGCTCGGCGGCGGCCCGGCGGCTGA